From Oreochromis niloticus isolate F11D_XX linkage group LG15, O_niloticus_UMD_NMBU, whole genome shotgun sequence:
ttcctttcctttctgcCTCTTGCTTCCTCCCTAGTTGTCAGTGTTTCCCTTGCTGCTCCTCTTTAAGTGGCTGTGATTGACAGGTGGGCTATATCCATGCAATATCACCCAGCGCACGTTCCTATTCCCTCCTGGAGCCTTCATCCGCCGGTCAAATTAACCTTTCGTGCCAACGGGAGGGGGCCCTGCGTGGGCCAATCAGCAGGTGATTAGGCCGGGGGTGGGAGGGGTTGGGGGTCACTGCGATGGGGCCATCGCAAGCCTGATTGGTTTCAATCAGCGACCAGCCGCAAGGACAGCTGGGAGCTGAGCCGCAGTGAGCGCTAATCAACGCGTCCCACAGTGAGGCATGAACAGTCaccacgcacacatacacaagcagACCGATGTTGGTGTATACACAGCGACAACACTTACCTCTCTGTGTGCACACATTCTCAGTGAgacaagaaacacacacacaaatacacacagtaaGACATGGGATGCAGAAATGAACAGTCAAGACCACAACAGATAAACAGAAAATCCCATAATGGAAAACTAGAGAAaatagagagagggagacagggaGAGAGGGGCACACTCAGAGCAGCCACAGAATCTCACAGTAAATTGAATGACTAATTGCATTGGATTCGTTAATTTGACCACTGGCACATCAGATAGGGGGCCCGTGACATTGGTTAGAAATGCTCTGTCCTACAAACCGCGACAACAAATCTCATGTGATGTTTCAAATGTGGAACAATCCACATTCGCTCCGCTATGGCTGATGTCATGCCGATTCTTGTTCAAATATCATAAAGTACACCACTGACCAGTCACTGAtcagattaaaaagaaaatgttgcaaAGAGCACATTATAGCAACTCTTTGGTGGATCAGCTCAGGTTTGTTGTTTATGACAGTTAGGCACTTCTTTGGATGCTTTCATTGAGTCGAATGTCTGAGCTACAGAAGAGAACTACACTTACAGATGTTAGGTGCATTGGCCTCCAAAGTCACCAGTAAAACATCGTTGGGATGTGGTTGAACAGGAGGTTCACatcagctgacaaatctgcagcaactgtatGACATTATTGTTGAATCTACACCATGAAGACTGGAGGCAGTTCTCAAGCCATACGGGGGTCCAACCAAGTAAGAAGGTGTACCTTAAAAAGTGTCAGGTAAAGCATACACCCAGATTCAAACAGATAATTCCTACTTTATTCAAACTATGGAACAATGCACATGTATTATATAACTGGTTCACCTGTAACTGAGTTATTATTGGTTTTCAAAGTCTTATTGTGAACTGAATATAAGTAACAGGTAACAGAAACATTAACTGGCCACTTTATAAGGCCAGTTGCTAGTTAAGACAAATATCTAATTTGCCAATCATATGGCACCAACTCTACGCATTTAGGCATGAAGACATGGTCTAGTGCAGGGGTCTCACACTTCAATGAGCTATGGGTcactgctggcactgtcatCTCATTGGAAAGCCATTTTAGTGTTCCAgtagtacaaaaaacaaacaaacaaatgagaaaacacccacaaatatttctgaaaatgtaacgttttgttttttgttttaaatttcaaatattgtataacaagacaaaacagcaaatgtgaatgtaattttttttcactcttaataactgaagcctttcattgaactacTAAATAAACAAACTGGTACTCTCTTTCTGGCCAGATACGTGAAAACACTTCTGCTATGATTTTGTTCGTGCATTGTGCATTAGTTTTTGACTACGagtgaaaattgttttctttacaaataaccttcatattaaatatctttttgctttttaaaggacctattttaacattgcactcaacaacaaacaaatcctccccagaaaaaattgcattatatttcttcacatcAATATACGGGCTGCAAGTAGGGGGAGGTGGGCCACAAGTGGCACCCAGGCCacaagtttgagacccctggtctagTACAACTAGACCAAGTATTAGCACTTTGCAGCTAATGAagtgagtttatttttttagagagTCTCTTAACCTTCAGATGCATTTACaaaaacgtcttgatgcattctcaatcatccaggaaagtaaatgtccaaaagttgaatctgttcatctggacgtagcgttttgtgggagaaacgtttcgtcactcatccaagtgacttcttggatgagtgactgaagaagtcacttggatgagtgacgaaacgtttctcccacaaaacgctacgtccagatgaacagattcaacttttggacatttacaaaaacataacagaagaagacatgatcaaattcagttaaaatatGTAACAAATCTGTGATGGTAAATATTGAAGAATTTCATAATGCTGAAAGTCACCACcaataaatatgaattacaaaATTGCAGAAAGAtgcttttaatatttcaaatgttttacttaaaaaaaagaaagacatctTTTTACTGTGATTTTTACTGTGTTGTATTCTTTTCACCTTTAACCCCCCGACTAGTCAATTATTATCTGAATATTGGCCACTAAAAGGACATCATCCAATTGAATGAATGTGGctacattaatttaataaatgtGTGAAGTCCTCATATTGACAAAATCTGTCCAGACtaacaacatgaaaacaacaGCAACTATGTTACCTCAGCTGCTAGCATGTTGATGTTCTGGAGTTGCATTAAGCTGGATTTATGGAATAACTGTTTAAATTAAAGTTTTGAGAACATCTTTAATGACCAAATACATAACATGACGTTGTTGGGTTGGTTGCTGCTAATAGACTTACATTAGTTAAGGTTAGCTAACTAGTGAACGAACCAGTGACTCAGTGAAAaataaggaaacaaaaaaagcagtgTAAAGGAGATCACTTTTGTACTGATCAGGCTGCCGCAGTGAGTCGTTATGTTAAAAAGCCAAGGATACACTGTCCACTTTGTTCACTTTTACTCTCTGACACTTAAGCAGTAAGTGGTTCCATGTTGTTTGGCTACCTGCACTGAAACGGTAAAATCCACCTGTTAGCCACAATGTTAAGGCTTGTAAAGTACTTTATAAATGAGGTCAGTGTGCAGGAGAGCCGGTTTGAGTCAGATTTCCTGGTAGTTCAAGAGACCGACAAACTGGAGTCAGACACGGAGTATTCCTCCCTGGGCCAGGTGTACAAGCAGCAGAATCAATTGATGAGGCATTATTACACATTATAATAATAGTCTCTTACACCAAGGACATTCAAAAAGTTTACTATATGTGCATCACAAAACAAACATGACTAAATGCCTTACTGAAGCATGGTCGGGAATCCTTgcaacaacagaaacaaacaaacaaaaaaaaggagtcTCTGAGGAAGAGATGCAGTTTTggagatcttttttttctctcacaacATCTCACTAAGTGGATTATTTCATATTAAAAGTCAGGAAAATCAAATGTAAGTGAAgaagaaggatttttttttcctatggaGATGCTGATGGATGTTCTCAattataaagtgttttaaaaacctgaacattacagctaacaggtggattttctttctttctttctttctttctttctttctttctttctttctttctttctttcttttttctttttctttttcttttattacataAAACTGCCTGCTGCAGCCAGGGACAGAACAAAAGTGATCCCCTTACACTGTTttttatcaaatcaaatcaaatcaaaatttatttatatagcacatattaaaacaacagtgttgaccatagtgcttcacagtcagtaaaagcatgagacaattaaaaacaaacaataaaagagGACAACAAACAATAGGTAACAACACAACAAGCTAGACCAGCCAACTAGTCAGAAtcaaaagccaaagtaaaaagataagttttaagacgtgatttaaaagactggataGACTCGGCAGTACGAATATGaacagggaggttattccagagtcttGGTGCCACGGATGCAAAGGCCAGGTCACCTCTCGACTTCATTCGAGACCTAGGTTGTGCTAGGAGCCTGTGATTGGACGATCTaagtgctctgttgggattGTATGTATAGTTTTAGTCTCCTTAATTTTCACTAAGCTATTGGTTCTGtcactagttagctaacataaatTAATGTAAGTCTATTAGctgcaaccaaccaaccaacctgGTGAAGTTACATTCTGTACTGGCACAAGATGGCGATAAACATGTTCAACAACTTGATAAACAACTTTAAAGACTTAAAAGTGCATAGACTCTAATATTTAGTCCCCTTTACACTCCAATTGTTTGAATACCCTTCTAACTATTGTGAATCATTTGATTAGTGATGGTGGCAAGCTATTGTATCTCTGCAGGGTCTTCTTAGTGGATTTCAGGTTGTTTTCAAGGACATTACTTTATGACTTTGAGACTGGAAAGAGAGAGTTTGACTGAATTCCAGTTATCCTGTGACTTAACTGATACAGATAAATTAGGGTTTTCAACTCTGTTGGATGACACCTCATCCTCACTGCCTTTGTGATCCATGGAATAATTCCTAATATTGCAACGGAACGCTTTCTCTGTGTTTGCTTCCTTCTTACACAGAATAATGTAGCACTTTGTGAAAAATTGACAAAACAAGATGCCGTAGCATGAGATAAGGATAACGACCATCTCCACTGCTGGAAGGTACTTGCCTGTGACATTGACATAGACTGGGCCAAACATGATCCAGGAGATGAAGTAAATGAGCATTGCAAAAGTGATGAACTTTGCATCATTGTAACTGTCAGGCAACTTTCGTCCCTTAAAAGCAACACCAAAGCAGATGAGAGCCAAAAGGCCAATATAGACTAGCATGGCTCCAAACGCAGGAATTAATTTCTCATTACAAAACATCAGTTCCATGTTGTCCTGTGTGATCTCTGAGTCAATGTATGGAGGACTGAGTACAAGCCACGTGGTAACAATAACCACTTGACCTGCCATGGAGACCGTAACAATGAGGTAAGGCTTGTAGAGCTTCTTCAGGATACTTTGAATGACCGGGTCAAACTCAAAGGCTAAGACGATCTTAAAGGACTTGACCATGATGCAGGAGACACACAAGGTAAAACTCAAGCCAAACACCACCTGCCGTGCTTGACACTGATAGCTATTGGGTGGACCACCAAATAATATAACACTAGTAAATGTGATcataagggagaggaggagaatgATGCTGATTGGGCCTACAGATGAGCGCACGACAGGGGTATTCCAGTGTGCAAGGAAGATGATCCCAACAACAATGGTAAGCACTGCTCCTAAAGAAGTAAAAGACAGCAGCACAATAAGATATACATCACCCCATTTCAGGAAATCAGTTTTTCTGGGCAAACACACTGAACTGGTGTTTTTGGAGTAATAGTTTTCTTTGCAAGGATGACACTTTTCAGAATCTGGAAACAGAGGACAAAAGGTCATTAGAATACTGAACTTGAATTCAAATTCCTTGAGCTGTCAATGCAACAGACTGTGTAATATAAGCATTTCAAAAcacttgttttatattttataatattttgcAGTTAACTAACACAAATGGAGTTAgtgctttgtttttgtaataCACACCGGTGGTGTTGGAATATTGGTTCTCAGCACAGGGttcacactgatagcaacaacCAGGCTGGCCTGTAACTGAAGTCTTCCTGTAGCCAGGCCTACAGCTGTCTGTGCACTTGGAAGTCACATTTCCCTTAGAGAAGAAAGAATCATCATCATGGCCGTCAGTTTTATTTACTGACCATATGAAacccttttatttttaaataataaagattGTGGGATATACCATCTGTTCTTAGACACAaggttttgcatgtttttgcacACTAACATATACATAATCAAAAAAATCAGAGACTAAAGTCTCAATGATGGCAGTTGTTTACTATGTGTAAACTCTTAAATTAGCATGTTAGCATATCAATATTTGCTAATTAGCCATAAACACAAACTATAATGGAACCCAACCAATGATAAAAGAATagtataataaaataattaaagaataaaataactTGCCTGTGGAAGGTAAACACTTACTATGTGGCTCTGAAgagcctgctgtgtttcctgtgaGGTGAAAGTCAGGCTCTGGTGTTCTATACTGTAATAGGCTAAAATGTTGTTCACATCTGGAGAATCTTGAGTCTGCTTCCATAGGATGATATCATATCCAGAGTTGAGGTCACCATGGTGATCAAATGAATAACTTTTTTCCTCCATGTGGAACGTTGCCTTCCGTAAGGCTCTTCGTAACTGAAGTGTTGAAAACactaattaaaaataatgtacCTGTTGCAGttagaaaaaataatatttatcgAGGATTGTGTTTCTGGCCACTTGTTCAATATCTAGTACAgtacataaacacaaaaatatacagTGGGTAAATTAAGTATTGAATATGTCACCAGTTTAcaaagtaaatatatttctaaagatgctattgacatgaaattctcaccagatgTAACAACTCATCCAATCAACACGTGCAAAGAAATAAAATCTAGTGCTCTAATGGGGGGCTACAGTAATATAAAGTCATTACGATAAGATGCGACCTGATTATTCGAGAATGTGAATTCAGTTCTggatttaatatatatatagaaagACAGAAATATGGTCTCTCTTTCTATTCCTGTCAGCACTCTTGCtgtagcattttggatcaactaaaGACTTTTCAGGTAGTTTGTTTGGGAATCctgcctagaagtaataaatgcataaactagtttttcagttttactctgaaaaaggatatttctaattttagtgaTATTgtacaaatggaagaaagcagaccaacatattttttaatattcacaTTAAAGGAAATATCGTGGTCAAAAATGACGCAAAGAATCCTCAGAAAATGAGAGCTCATTTAGGTCCTCATGTCTTTCCtggcattcctgcagtttatcGGTTAATTGGTGTGTGagatctggcttcatggatagatagagttgggtgtcatctgtatagcagtaaaaatgtatgctatgccttctaatgACACTGTCTAAGAGAAGCATttataatgtaaacaaaaactgGTCCTAGCATGGAGCCCTGTTGAACTCCATAATTAagcttagtgtgtgaagaggactctccatttagaTGAACATAATGGACTCTATTAGATTAGAaagatatgattcaaaccactgcagcccAGCATCTTCAATACCTACAGCACGCTTCAACTGCTGCAATAAAATATTATGGACAGCAGTATCAGATGCTGCACCGAAGTGTAGCAGAACAATCACCAAAATGgctccactgtcagaggccataagaagatcatttgtaaccttcactaaagctgtttctgtactatgatgagctctgaaacctgtctgaaactcttcaaacaaACCACTCCTCTGCAGGTGATCTGTCGGCTGTTTTACAAAAAccctttaaagaaataaaaggaagGCTGGAGATTgacctataattagctaagataGCTGGGTCACATGATGACTTTTAAAGTAACGGTTTAAATACTATCAGCTTGAAGgtctgtggtacatagctgattaatAGAGACGGGTTTGGAGAAAATAATTACTGACATACAGTCAGagagatcaattggagaaaaagagtctaaataaaTATCGCTGGCATTGAAAGTAGCTGTACATAATAGCAAAACAATAATCCCAAACATACAGCCAAGTGAACGCTCAACTggtttcagaaaaagaaaaaaaaggtgctaAAATGACCTGACCTGAATCCACTTGAAAATCATTGGAAAGAACTAAAGCTCAGAGTTCACTGAACCTCCAGGATTTAACTGGTATGGAAGAATGGGCCAAAATCTCACCTGAGCAATGCATGCGACTAGACTCCATACAAGCTGACATCACCgacaaaggtttttgtacaaagtatcaAATAAATCTCAGTAAGCGTGTTCAATATTTTAttcctgtgtcatttctcattattacacataaCCTAATTTATGGACACctatggtttgatttctttgtcTTACTGGATCGGATGAGTTGTTACTGACATCTAGTAAGAATTTAATGTCTATAGCACCTATAGAAATATATTTAGTTAGAAAATTGGTGAAGTTTTCAATACTTGTGGGTAAGTCAGGTCCTCTGTGAGACCTGAATCACACCCCTCTGTGTCCTCTGTGGATCATTTATGTGCTTCAGTATTAATAGAAAATAGTGAATATAGTTTCTTAGTATTCAAAGATTTCTATTATGCTCtgctgtatgtgtttgtgtgtttttgtgtttctgtgctttTACCTCCAACGGCCGTAAGGACTGTGTCTTACAGTCCCGGTTAGTACAGAGGTCTTTAACAGCTTGAGCTATTGCTTTAACTGCCAGCTCAATACTGAACACAGCATATGGATATATCATCTTCTTTAACTCTTCTGATGAATTCGTCCCATGCTCCTTTAAAAaattagacaagaatgtgttGTTCTCGTGGTGGTTGGGATTTTCATCAAGGTCATCGAGATATCGCTCAAACTTGGTTGTGTTTCCAGATTTAAGAGTGACCCCAAAGATTGTTCCTACGTCACTCAATTTGTAGTTCTGAGAACTCAGTACTTCAGGTGACTGTGACCAAATATCACTGGCCAACCAAACTTTCCCTCTGCCTTGAGGATATTTGAGAAGTTTCCCAAAAATATCTATCATATGGTAAGCTTTGGCAAAGGAAATAATAACACTGACATTTCTATTATCTATGATGCTTTTGATTGTAGAGTTAATGCTCTCTTCACGTGAGTCATCATTTAAAGCATCTGGAAGAACAGAGGTGAAGGCGAAGCAGATGCCTTTTTTGGTTGCATGATGCCGGAGGCGTTCAGTTATATAGCGACCGTATTCACCATCAGTTGCTACCACACCGACCCAAGTCCAACCGTAATGATCAAGAATCTGGGCGATGGCATGACCTTGGTGATCATCTTGTGGTACGGTCCTCATAAAGCTTGGAAAACGGGTTTTATCACTCAGGAAACCAGAAGTTGCACCGTAACTTATCTGTGGAAAATATCACAAAACACTATGAagtgaaacaaacatttcataTTCTGTCTGTACACATATATCTTAAGCGTATAACATAAGTGGTAAAGTATCtacaaaaaactttttttttaacagtttaaagTCTTATTTAACAAAATAGCTGCTTTATGAAGCACTGTATTATTACAACTTGTTAGCTGAATGCAGAAAcctcttgtgttttctttcGGCTGGGGGAGTACAGAGAGAAAGTTACTGTTACAGTCATTTTTTGACTAAGTGTGTCTGTTTCACCTATTTTCAATTCTTGTTGCTAAGCTATACTATTTGcgatttttggggggttttttgctgTTCATCGTAGCCATGAATGCAAAATGTATCATCCAAATATTAGCTGCTAATGTTTGTATAATAGATTTTACATTTAGAGTTAGGTAATATAACAGACCTCAGAAGTCGGTCATACCTCAGGGATGTACTCCAGGTGGAGCTGACCTGTAACTCCTATGGATAACTCTGAGTAGTAATCACCAATGACGACCAGGACAGGTGGAGAGGATTGCTGTGCACAGTCTTGGCGATTATTACCTACAAATGAATTAACTGATACTATTACCTTCATTTAAACTGATACACACAGTGTTGAGaagtaacagaatacatgtaccggtgtgttacatatttaaaatacaaaatatgagtaactgtattcagTTCCAGTTACTGCTCAAACAAGTGATAAttaaaatacagtttgttgaaataaatggattacactgcggtcttttcctgtttcctatgttaggctatcccctctctatcccctctctaattttggtaattccacgtaTTGCcagaaatccaaacaaaacacgcaacaagaggctctaatgtaagCATCCTGTTAATTTTAGTGGCGTCAGTTACACAATGGACCTGGAGCCAGCACaacagagccagcagtgcacaggcaggaatgcatttcttacttGGAAATTCCGACACCGCTtcacatttaaagaagaaagggaTGGAGGAAATCTGAGTGTGCAATGCAAACTCTGTCTGCCAGCAACCAAGCTGCTCTCAGCGTAAAAAGACTCCaacctaaagaaacatctggaagtaagttctttaaaaagaaaaaactaacgTTAGCCTACTGCAACTACCTTGTCATAGTTGTGGTAGCTACCTGGGTTATGTACCACTTCAGTATCTTTGATTTACTACTGCTGTGTGATTTCTTACTATTAATGAAGGCTGCAATACAGGCTGCATTACAAcctgcagaaagaaaacattttacttatacagacattgttttctatatgagatcactgcaaaaaatgcagtcttacctaatgtccaccctgcTGTTActaattttatattaagatttaaaaatctagttggtattgctttcagaactgcacatgtttatttgcagctagcaggttaTTAATGCTATCCATCAAGTCTAACAGTCTGCGGTCTCtgaactaacctcagctaacaCCAGCTAACAAGctaaaaagcatgacaatatatcaagtaatccaaagtattccgAATACATTATTCACATTGAGTAActtaacggaatacgttacaaactacacacacaaataatgTATTAATCTTTACTTttgttaaaagtaatgcagaatGTTACTTAATTACAAGCCAGAGGAAGTAATTTGCTACACTATTCGTTATTCGTAACACTACTACATTACTTTCTCTTGATTCCCTAAAATTACATGAAATGCACGATCTCATAACTACCAGTTaccaatataaatataaatgtacaacttttaagaaaatgttcacTAATGCCTATTTTAGTATCCATTATCTCTCTTAGTTGATGTGCTATGTTCCCATGATGATAAGGGGAAAATTCAATTAGTAAGAACTATTGCGTATCAAACATGATTTTCAAATAACAAGGCAGATTTCTAGCCCTGAGAGTACTCACTGTTTCTCATCATGAAGGCCTGGGTTTGTATCAGGGCAGTAGTAACTTCCCCACAGGAGTCAAGTATGAGGTATCCCAAGGTGAGGTTTCCCAACTCTCGCTTCTGATTTATCTCCTCCAGTGCCTGCACCATTATCAGAGACTGGACCAGACGAGCTGTGCTAAACCTGTACAACACAACcagatatattatatataaatatacccTAATAAAATGCATACAATGATcagttgtgtatgtgtgtattacCTGTCACATGTCCGGTTTTCACGGCCATCATCATTCACAGTGACAGTAACGCTTTCATGAATCGGGAACAATCCTCCGATAATGATGTCCCCTTCTGCTGTGGCTTCAATGGAGCATTTTGTACCAGAAAAGTGATGTGATAAAACTGCAAGAAAGATGCAGAAGCTGAAAGAATTTTTCATCTTCCTCGTGTGCTTCTTAAGTGTAAATCTGAGTGTAAATCAGTGAATCTACAAAAACTTGCtctgaaaaataatttgtgtgtaTCTCTTCAGCATTCCTCCAAAAGACAGAGGTGTGGTTAAAGTTCTTGAACTTGAAATActatcatttctttctttttttcttttcttttgtttttatggtcACATGGGGTTTGATGTCACTGAGAAATGGGATGTACTTTAACTTTCCatttactttacttacttttcCTGGTAATTATTTTTGACAAGTTTCACAGTTGTgagctatgaaaaaaaaagtgatttatgAATTATTCGGACTGCTGTAGTTTTGTTATACAACATATATCCACTTTGACAACTCTGGTTACAGTTGAGTCGAAGCATTATCAGTGGTTGTACTGTTATATAATACAGACCTATTATGCATCTGATACTTAGCAAGACAATACCAGGTATTTCCCCAGAAGGATTAATGATAATTCTATAGCAgtcaaaggaagaaaaaaggcTCTGACACGAATTCCTGACATATTAGCTGCCATGTATGTCTGCAAATCAACAGTTTTCTTACTCGTTTACATGCACTGCCTGGTGTCTGTTGGCTGCTTTTCTGACTTTGTTGtcccaacaaaacatttttattatattattacaaGTAAAACTTTGTTATATAAAGTAATGTCAAattcacatgttttttttacaatactTTTACTTAACTACATTCATTTGACAGTTTTTGTAGGTTTGAATTAGAGAATTTGACATTTTGTGCTTACAGATCAATTGCCTTCCACTTTTCTTCAGGGACACCTGAGCGAGAGCCCAACCCAGCTGACATGGACCAAGAGGAAGGGTAGAACCAGGTCACTAGGCTGTTATAGGGCTAACCTAGAAAGGTAGACAACTGTTCATGCTCACAGTTACACCTTTGCCCAattcagaatcaccaattaatctTCCCCCATACATATCACTGGAGAGAAGCCATGCAAACACATGCATGACATGCACATTttacacagaaaggccccagcctGGATTAAAACCCTGGACCTTCTTGTTGTGAGACAGCAATGCCAACCACTGTCCCATCATGCCACCCCATTAAAAAGTTTCACACAATAATTCCTCAGCATTATTATGTCATATAGTTTAACACTCCAAAATGGCAAAAAAGCGTCACCTACTTGCATTTATGATTACtcactgtagcctcagtttacTGCTCTTTGCTGACTTCTACTTCTGTCTTCAACTGTAGTTCTGAGGTACTTGTGCTTCATttgaaatttataatttataataacCGGGCAATATCACGAAACTGTTGAATGCACATGTTTGATACTGTATGTACATTTAGGAAATAAAGATTCTGATGGTAAAACGTATACTACATAATCcaagactttttttctttattgagtAGCCTATACACAATCTCACCATACATAAAACCAAAAGCATTTAAGTAAAGGTTCACATTGTTTAAGACATTCAGCGGGAAAGACTTTGAGTGGAATTGTACAACAGTATATGAGAATAACTTtggtttaaagaaaagaaaccgAGGCAAGGTAGCCGCATGGAATTATGGAAAATCATAATATTGTTTGAAATGATAAAAGTCATAATTTGCTTTTCAAAATTGTGAAATTCTCTAAGATcaaagtaatttttttaatgagaCAGGAAACCACATTACGCAACTGACACACAGTAGAGAGGAAGTTAAACAGAAGCATGATGCTATCAGTCGCATCCTTAGATCTATTCAGTGGACTGAACACTAGTTTCACTACACA
This genomic window contains:
- the LOC100706264 gene encoding G-protein coupled receptor family C group 6 member A-like; this translates as MVQALEEINQKRELGNLTLGYLILDSCGEVTTALIQTQAFMMRNSNNRQDCAQQSSPPVLVVIGDYYSELSIGVTGQLHLEYIPEISYGATSGFLSDKTRFPSFMRTVPQDDHQGHAIAQILDHYGWTWVGVVATDGEYGRYITERLRHHATKKGICFAFTSVLPDALNDDSREESINSTIKSIIDNRNVSVIISFAKAYHMIDIFGKLLKYPQGRGKVWLASDIWSQSPEVLSSQNYKLSDVGTIFGVTLKSGNTTKFERYLDDLDENPNHHENNTFLSNFLKEHGTNSSEELKKMIYPYAVFSIELAVKAIAQAVKDLCTNRDCKTQSLRPLELRRALRKATFHMEEKSYSFDHHGDLNSGYDIILWKQTQDSPDVNNILAYYSIEHQSLTFTSQETQQALQSHIGNVTSKCTDSCRPGYRKTSVTGQPGCCYQCEPCAENQYSNTTDSEKCHPCKENYYSKNTSSVCLPRKTDFLKWGDVYLIVLLSFTSLGAVLTIVVGIIFLAHWNTPVVRSSVGPISIILLLSLMITFTSVILFGGPPNSYQCQARQVVFGLSFTLCVSCIMVKSFKIVLAFEFDPVIQSILKKLYKPYLIVTVSMAGQVVIVTTWLVLSPPYIDSEITQDNMELMFCNEKLIPAFGAMLVYIGLLALICFGVAFKGRKLPDSYNDAKFITFAMLIYFISWIMFGPVYVNVTGKYLPAVEMVVILISCYGILFCQFFTKCYIILCKKEANTEKAFRCNIRNYSMDHKGSEDEVSSNRVENPNLSVSVKSQDNWNSVKLSLSSLKVIK